From Bicyclus anynana chromosome 18, ilBicAnyn1.1, whole genome shotgun sequence, a single genomic window includes:
- the LOC112055543 gene encoding LHFPL tetraspan subfamily member 2a protein encodes MCYVIITGRSLAWLLLSLVAFMLILTGIMTPKWLLGQPEVSNEKNVTKFYVPSVGIYNRCIRMRHDSYNCAPFSLYGLATDAEVYPKPWKAALFFLSLCAAIQFATVLGGVMACCVQSVFKKSVISLAGATQALGGFFGVLGLLLYPWGWGSARVKRLCGEYSEPYIPGECSIGWAMFVTATGIAQIFLASALSKTADKAANSDKVQFQMDEGNQLICIA; translated from the exons ATGTGCTACGTGATAATAACCGGCCGCAGTTTAGCATGGTTGCTGTTGAGTTTGGTCGCGTTTATGCTAATTTTAACCGGTATTATGACTCCAAAATGGCTTTTAGGGCAGCCTGAAGTGTCGAACGAAAAGAATGTTACCAAATTCTACGTTCCCAGTGTTGGAATATACAATAG ATGTATTCGCATGAGACATGACAGTTACAACTGTGCACCATTTTCTCTGTATGGCCTGGCCACAGATGCTGAGGTGTATCCGAAACCTTGGAAGGCAGCTTTGTTCTTCTTGTCTTTGT GTGCAGCCATACAATTCGCTACAGTCCTGGGTGGTGTAATGGCGTGTTGCGTTCAGTCTGTTTTCAAGAAGAGCGTCATTTCTTTAGCAGGAGCGACACAAGCTTTAGGAG GATTTTTTGGAGTGCTAGGACTGTTGTTATACCCCTGGGGTTGGGGATCGGCCAGAGTCAAGAGGTTGTGTGGTGAATATTCAGAGCCTTATATACCTGGAGAGTGTTCTATTG gaTGGGCCATGTTTGTGACAGCGACTGGTATAGCACAGATATTCCTCGCCAGTGCACTGTCAAAGACAGCTGACAAAGCAGCCAACTCGGACAAAGTGCAGTTCCAAATGGATGAAGGCAACCAATTGATATGTATCGCTTGA